Proteins encoded in a region of the Variovorax sp. PAMC 28711 genome:
- the ku gene encoding non-homologous end joining protein Ku: MPDTHTPAPRVLWKGAISFGLVHIPVALYSATTDSSIDFDWLDKRTMDPVGYKRINKKTGKEIQREQIVKGIEYEDGQYVVLSDAEIAAAYPKTTQTIEIETFVPADGIPFVYLERPYYVAPINRGAKVYALLRETLQRSGRIGVARVVIQTKQHLAALVPSGAGMVLNLLRWGADIRSWEHLPLPAEGAKQAGLSDNELKMAKQLVEDMSSDWDPNAFKNSFKDEIMKLVDRKVESGQTESVEKPEAMEPSDGGGAKILDLTELLQRSLRKGSSPDKSAAPEKEKPAVPRKRAAAKKTKPATKKPPATKRRAA, translated from the coding sequence ATGCCCGACACCCACACCCCTGCACCGCGCGTTCTGTGGAAAGGCGCCATCAGCTTCGGCCTCGTGCACATTCCGGTTGCGCTTTATTCGGCGACGACCGACAGCAGCATCGATTTCGACTGGCTCGACAAGCGCACGATGGACCCGGTCGGCTACAAGCGCATCAACAAGAAAACCGGCAAGGAAATCCAGCGCGAGCAGATCGTCAAGGGCATCGAATACGAAGACGGCCAATACGTGGTGCTGAGCGATGCGGAAATCGCCGCCGCCTATCCCAAGACCACGCAGACCATCGAGATCGAGACCTTCGTGCCCGCCGACGGCATTCCGTTCGTGTACCTGGAGCGGCCGTACTACGTGGCGCCCATCAATCGCGGCGCCAAGGTGTATGCGCTGCTGCGCGAAACGCTGCAACGGAGCGGTCGCATCGGCGTGGCGCGGGTGGTGATCCAGACCAAGCAGCACCTCGCAGCGCTCGTGCCGTCGGGGGCCGGCATGGTGCTGAACCTGCTGCGCTGGGGCGCCGACATCCGCTCGTGGGAGCACTTGCCGCTGCCCGCGGAAGGGGCGAAGCAGGCCGGGCTGTCGGACAACGAACTCAAGATGGCGAAGCAGCTCGTCGAGGACATGAGTTCCGACTGGGATCCGAATGCGTTCAAGAATTCGTTCAAGGACGAAATCATGAAGCTGGTCGATCGCAAGGTCGAATCCGGGCAGACCGAGTCGGTCGAAAAGCCGGAGGCGATGGAGCCGAGCGACGGCGGGGGCGCCAAGATCCTGGATCTCACCGAATTGCTGCAGCGCAGTCTGCGCAAGGGCTCGTCGCCCGACAAGTCGGCGGCCCCTGAAAAGGAAAAGCCGGCTGTCCCACGCAAACGCGCCGCCGCGAAGAAAACCAAGCCCGCGACAAAAAAGCCCCCTGCTACCAAGCGGCGCGCGGCCTGA
- the rpe gene encoding ribulose-phosphate 3-epimerase, with protein sequence MTSPTYRISPSILSADFARLGDEVEQVIAAGADWIHFDVMDNHYVPNLTFGPMICKALKPHAKTAAGVAIPIDVHLMVKPVDALAASFAEAGADYISFHPDASPHTHRSIQAIKAAGCKAGLVFNPGLGLEALDWAIDDIDLILIMSVNPGFGGQSFIDSALRKIELARKRIEQTGRDIRLEVDGGIKIDNIAAVANAGADTFVAGSAIFGHTDYASVISAMRGNLATVSA encoded by the coding sequence ATGACGAGCCCCACGTACCGCATTTCCCCCTCTATCCTGTCCGCCGATTTCGCACGCCTCGGTGACGAGGTCGAGCAGGTGATCGCAGCCGGCGCCGACTGGATCCATTTCGACGTGATGGACAACCACTATGTCCCCAACCTGACCTTCGGTCCGATGATCTGCAAGGCGCTCAAGCCGCATGCGAAAACGGCCGCCGGCGTGGCGATTCCGATCGACGTGCACCTGATGGTCAAGCCGGTGGACGCACTGGCCGCCTCGTTCGCCGAAGCGGGGGCGGACTACATCAGTTTCCACCCGGACGCGTCGCCCCACACGCACCGCAGCATCCAGGCCATCAAGGCGGCGGGGTGCAAGGCCGGTCTGGTGTTCAATCCCGGCCTCGGTCTGGAGGCGCTCGACTGGGCGATCGACGACATCGACCTCATCCTCATCATGAGCGTGAACCCGGGCTTCGGTGGCCAGAGCTTCATCGATTCGGCGCTTCGCAAGATCGAGCTGGCGAGAAAACGCATCGAGCAGACCGGCCGCGACATCCGCCTCGAAGTCGACGGCGGCATCAAGATCGACAACATCGCGGCCGTCGCGAACGCCGGTGCCGACACCTTCGTGGCGGGCAGCGCGATTTTCGGCCACACAGACTACGCGAGCGTCATCTCGGCGATGCGCGGCAATCTGGCCACCGTCAGCGCTTGA
- a CDS encoding site-specific recombinase, with translation MRAASRDLTSLLARLDPAADLAHRHIWLIDLFDWLRGDRAAPQAAAGRVVLLLDAIEARPELRERAREWWRVFTQTVDLTALLADHGFAPRSAFVSELSDRLRRKMLPGTPETTDASELFRLVLPRAFDAKWIALLDDALLNRIGALMADETVDGAPRWRHTVMDAVTYCTSQVVAAGFSPELRLRMSDPVREARSFHALLADLDDLRDEMFRQPPDDAALQAAFLAFRDRLDACRAGAATIYSHLEDNGISVGLVFRLRQLRERVLRIRELLDCLLSPTPAASVGRLVGRLVVTGGERNSIRALIASNSSMLAAKVTERSAETGEHYITRDLAAYGQMVRKAAGGGAMTAITVMLKFGILALGLSAFWSGFWSGVMYAASFVAIQLLHLTLATKQPAMTAPAMAAKLRDLKQEGAVDAFVDEVTHLVRSQVAAVLGNVLVVVPTVLALASLVQWLAAEPMLDAPHAQAVLHSLSLAGPTLLFAAFTGVLLFAASIIAGWVENAFVLHRLDSAMRYNPRIGAVLGAARAHRWATFMRTHISGFASNVSLGFMLGLVPAFAAFFGIGLDVRHVTLSTGQLAAAVASIGMPALQQPALWWAVAALPFIGALNVSVSFYCAFRLALRAHSVSGLDRSRIRAATLARWRSRPARFFVPAR, from the coding sequence ATGCGTGCCGCCTCGCGCGATCTGACGAGCCTGCTCGCCCGCCTCGACCCGGCGGCCGACCTGGCGCATCGTCACATCTGGCTGATCGACCTGTTCGACTGGCTGCGCGGCGACCGCGCGGCCCCGCAGGCCGCGGCCGGCCGCGTCGTCTTGTTGCTCGACGCGATCGAGGCGCGGCCGGAACTGCGCGAACGCGCCCGCGAATGGTGGCGCGTGTTCACGCAGACGGTCGACCTCACTGCGCTCCTGGCCGACCACGGCTTCGCGCCGCGCAGCGCCTTCGTGAGCGAGCTGAGCGACCGACTTCGCCGCAAGATGCTCCCCGGCACGCCCGAGACCACCGACGCTTCGGAGCTGTTCCGGCTGGTGTTGCCCCGCGCCTTCGACGCGAAATGGATCGCGCTGCTGGACGATGCGCTGCTCAACCGCATCGGCGCGCTGATGGCCGACGAAACCGTCGACGGCGCGCCGCGCTGGCGCCACACCGTGATGGACGCCGTCACCTATTGCACCAGCCAGGTCGTGGCGGCCGGCTTTTCGCCCGAACTGAGGTTGCGCATGAGCGATCCGGTGCGCGAGGCCCGATCGTTCCACGCGCTCCTGGCCGACCTCGACGACCTGCGCGACGAGATGTTCCGCCAGCCCCCCGACGATGCCGCACTGCAAGCCGCCTTCCTCGCGTTTCGCGATCGGCTCGATGCCTGCCGCGCCGGCGCCGCCACCATTTACTCGCACCTGGAAGACAACGGCATTTCGGTCGGGCTGGTGTTCCGGCTGCGCCAGTTGCGCGAGCGCGTGCTGCGCATCCGGGAGCTGCTCGACTGCCTGCTGTCGCCCACGCCGGCCGCCAGCGTCGGGCGGCTGGTCGGCCGGCTCGTGGTGACGGGCGGCGAGCGCAACAGCATCCGTGCGCTGATCGCCTCGAACTCGTCGATGCTCGCTGCCAAGGTGACCGAGCGCAGCGCCGAGACCGGCGAGCACTACATCACCCGCGACCTCGCCGCCTATGGGCAGATGGTGCGCAAGGCCGCGGGCGGCGGCGCCATGACGGCCATCACGGTGATGCTCAAGTTCGGCATCCTCGCGCTCGGCCTGTCGGCGTTCTGGAGCGGCTTCTGGTCGGGCGTCATGTACGCCGCGAGCTTTGTCGCGATCCAGCTGCTGCACCTGACGCTCGCCACCAAGCAGCCGGCCATGACCGCGCCCGCCATGGCCGCCAAGCTGCGCGACCTGAAGCAGGAAGGCGCAGTCGACGCGTTCGTCGACGAGGTGACGCACCTCGTGCGCTCGCAGGTGGCGGCGGTGCTGGGCAACGTGCTGGTCGTCGTGCCGACGGTGCTCGCGCTGGCGTCGCTTGTCCAGTGGCTGGCCGCCGAGCCGATGCTCGACGCGCCGCACGCGCAGGCGGTGCTGCACTCGCTGTCGCTGGCGGGCCCGACGCTGCTGTTCGCCGCCTTCACCGGCGTGCTGCTGTTTGCGGCCAGCATCATTGCCGGCTGGGTGGAAAACGCATTTGTCCTGCACCGGCTGGACTCGGCCATGCGCTACAACCCACGCATCGGCGCCGTCCTGGGCGCAGCCCGCGCCCACCGCTGGGCGACCTTCATGCGCACCCATATTTCCGGTTTCGCGTCCAACGTGTCGCTCGGTTTCATGCTCGGGCTGGTGCCGGCGTTCGCGGCATTCTTCGGCATCGGCCTGGACGTGCGGCATGTGACGTTGTCGACCGGCCAGCTGGCCGCAGCGGTCGCGTCCATCGGCATGCCGGCGCTGCAGCAACCTGCGCTATGGTGGGCGGTCGCGGCCCTCCCTTTCATCGGGGCGCTCAATGTGAGCGTGAGCTTCTACTGCGCGTTTCGCTTGGCGCTGCGCGCGCACAGCGTC
- a CDS encoding transglutaminase-like domain-containing protein: MLIKIGFDIELGVSAPTALIYMLQVHPSRAHDIPAGESITISPPLVTDHYRDVFDNQCARVHVPFGVSTVRLRNEAVVFDSGWADPVDYGAVEHAPANLPVHTLPFVLPSRYCEVDSELLQFAWANFGNVSPGWHRVQAICDFVHRHLRFDYQRARATRTALEGFREGVGVCRDFTHLAITLCRCMNIPARYVTGYLGDIGIPPVPYPMDFSAWFEVYLGDRWHTFDARHNTPRVGRIVIARGRDAADVPITMVFGANTLQRFEVTTDEIVQ, encoded by the coding sequence ATGCTCATCAAAATCGGCTTCGACATCGAACTCGGCGTCTCCGCCCCGACGGCATTGATCTACATGTTGCAGGTGCATCCTTCGAGGGCGCACGACATACCGGCAGGCGAAAGCATCACCATCAGCCCGCCGCTGGTGACCGACCACTACCGCGACGTGTTCGACAACCAGTGCGCGCGGGTCCATGTGCCGTTCGGCGTGAGCACGGTCCGGCTGCGAAACGAGGCGGTCGTTTTCGACAGCGGCTGGGCCGACCCGGTCGATTACGGCGCCGTCGAGCACGCCCCCGCGAATCTGCCCGTCCACACGCTTCCTTTCGTGCTGCCGAGCCGCTACTGCGAAGTCGACAGCGAACTGCTTCAATTCGCCTGGGCCAATTTCGGCAACGTGTCGCCGGGCTGGCATCGGGTGCAGGCGATCTGCGATTTCGTGCATCGCCACCTGCGCTTCGACTACCAGCGCGCTCGCGCCACGCGCACCGCGCTGGAGGGCTTCCGCGAAGGGGTCGGTGTGTGTCGCGACTTCACGCACCTGGCCATCACACTGTGCCGCTGCATGAACATTCCCGCGCGCTACGTGACCGGCTATCTCGGAGACATCGGCATTCCGCCCGTGCCCTATCCGATGGACTTCAGCGCCTGGTTCGAGGTGTACCTGGGCGACCGCTGGCACACCTTCGATGCGCGCCACAACACGCCGCGCGTCGGCCGCATCGTGATTGCCCGCGGGCGGGATGCGGCCGATGTGCCGATCACCATGGTGTTCGGCGCCAACACGCTGCAGCGCTTCGAGGTAACGACCGACGAGATCGTTCAGTAA
- a CDS encoding succinylglutamate desuccinylase/aspartoacylase family protein, giving the protein MTTLLRIHGFSAPVAGPKLIVLGGVHGDETCGTEGIERVVAELDAGTLALRCGALTLVPVANPLARQRQRREGERNLNRLFQPSDAPADYEARITNLLCPLLDRHDVLLDLHSFQSAGDAFAMIGPRDNTGTLEPFAQATEEGRLALHLGTSRVVEGWLDIYADSLARRAALPGGMPVDDAALAFGWGTNEYMRSRGGYGVTLECGQHRDPEAPKVAHRAILAALRLLGMVASAPEAAPPSRPELLRLVSVTDRAHEGDQFVREWATFDAVAQGEPIGVRDDGAVLHAECDGVIVFPNSEALPGTEWFYFAVPSDRVL; this is encoded by the coding sequence ATGACGACGCTCCTCCGAATCCACGGTTTTTCCGCCCCGGTGGCCGGCCCCAAGCTGATCGTGCTCGGCGGCGTGCACGGCGACGAAACCTGCGGCACCGAGGGCATCGAACGCGTGGTGGCCGAGCTCGATGCGGGCACGCTCGCATTGCGCTGCGGCGCGCTCACGCTGGTGCCCGTGGCCAACCCGCTCGCTCGCCAGCGCCAGCGCCGCGAGGGCGAGCGCAACCTGAACCGGCTGTTCCAGCCGAGCGACGCGCCCGCCGACTACGAGGCCCGAATCACCAATCTTCTGTGCCCGCTGCTCGACCGGCACGACGTGCTGCTCGACCTCCACTCCTTCCAGAGCGCGGGCGACGCGTTCGCGATGATCGGCCCGCGCGACAACACGGGCACCCTCGAACCCTTCGCGCAGGCCACCGAAGAAGGCCGGCTGGCCTTGCACCTCGGCACTTCGCGCGTGGTCGAAGGCTGGCTCGACATCTACGCCGACAGCCTCGCGCGCCGCGCCGCGCTGCCAGGTGGCATGCCGGTCGACGATGCGGCGCTGGCCTTCGGTTGGGGCACCAACGAATACATGCGCAGTCGCGGGGGCTATGGCGTCACGCTCGAGTGCGGCCAGCACCGGGACCCGGAGGCGCCGAAAGTCGCTCACCGCGCGATTCTGGCGGCGTTGCGCCTGCTCGGCATGGTCGCGTCAGCGCCCGAGGCGGCGCCGCCGTCACGCCCCGAACTGCTGCGCCTGGTCAGCGTGACCGATCGCGCGCACGAGGGCGACCAGTTCGTTCGCGAATGGGCCACCTTCGACGCGGTGGCGCAGGGCGAGCCGATCGGCGTGCGCGACGACGGCGCCGTGCTGCATGCCGAGTGCGACGGGGTCATCGTGTTTCCCAATTCGGAGGCGCTGCCCGGCACCGAGTGGTTCTACTTCGCGGTGCCGAGCGACCGCGTGCTGTAG
- the apaG gene encoding Co2+/Mg2+ efflux protein ApaG, whose translation MSNSPLTVQVEPRFLADQSSAGDGIYTFSYTITVTNTATVPMQLIARRWVINDASGHTQEVKGLGVIGQQPLLAPGESFRYTSGCRLQAPSGTMHGSYFVVSEEGERFDVPVPMFVLEADADGAAGTRVLH comes from the coding sequence ATGTCGAACAGCCCGCTGACCGTCCAGGTCGAACCCCGATTCCTCGCGGACCAATCTTCCGCCGGGGACGGCATCTACACGTTCTCTTACACGATCACCGTGACCAACACCGCCACGGTGCCAATGCAGCTGATCGCCCGTCGCTGGGTCATCAACGACGCCTCCGGCCACACGCAGGAAGTCAAGGGGCTGGGCGTGATCGGGCAGCAGCCGCTGCTGGCACCCGGCGAATCCTTCCGCTACACCAGCGGCTGCCGCCTGCAGGCGCCCAGCGGCACGATGCACGGCAGTTATTTCGTGGTGAGCGAAGAAGGCGAGCGCTTCGACGTTCCGGTTCCGATGTTCGTGCTGGAAGCCGACGCCGACGGTGCCGCCGGCACGCGCGTCCTGCATTGA
- the katE gene encoding catalase HPII → MTPQNKAAAGRRPKASDGANAKQAQLAESTVDNASALTTNQGLQIPDNHNSLKAGVRGPTLLEDFILREKITHFDHERIPERAVHARGSAAHGYFQVYKSMSQFTCAEFLQDPAVKTPVFVRFSTVAGSRGSADTVRDVRGFAVKFYTQQGNYDLVGNNIPVFFIQDAIKFPDLIHAVKPEPHHEMPQAASAHDTFWDFASLMPESTHMLMWAMSDRALPRSLRMMEGFGVHTFRFINSRGESHFVKFHWKPKLGIHGLAWDEAQKIAGKDADFHRRDLWEAIDNGDFPEWELGVQMIPQDKEHALGFDLLDPTKLIPEELVPVVKIGRMVLNRNPDNFFAETEQVAFHPGHVVPGIDFSNDPLLQGRLFSYTDTQISRLGGANFHELPINKAVCPFHNFQRDGMHRQTIARGQVAYEPNTLGNGSEYRVDGGNGGFQSFPEEIDPPKIRRRSPSFDDHFTQARLFFNSQTAAEKDHIVAGFRFELSKLEVPAIRQRMVDNLAHVDEKLARRVAEPLGIHAPDAKAAAGRSGFRDHRITMAVSESPALSMVGTGDGSIKTRKVAILVADGVDSASLKPIREAIEAAGAQCKVVGLRLGSVTSASKRQIEVDVTFTNTPSVMFDAVLVPAGAENVAALARNGDAVHFVLEAYKHCKAICTVGEGVGLLSTLGIGNDAAGAPAGVVVANTPATNMGDNTAALQVAHDFVAAIAKHRHWDRANIDAVPA, encoded by the coding sequence ATGACCCCACAAAACAAGGCCGCTGCCGGTCGCCGCCCGAAGGCCAGCGATGGCGCCAATGCCAAGCAGGCGCAACTCGCGGAATCCACTGTCGACAACGCCTCGGCCCTGACCACGAACCAGGGCCTGCAGATCCCCGACAACCACAACTCGCTCAAGGCGGGCGTGCGCGGGCCGACCCTGCTGGAGGATTTCATCCTCCGCGAAAAGATCACGCACTTCGACCATGAGCGCATTCCGGAGCGCGCGGTGCATGCACGCGGGTCTGCCGCGCATGGTTACTTTCAGGTTTACAAGTCGATGTCGCAGTTCACCTGCGCCGAGTTCCTGCAAGATCCGGCCGTGAAGACGCCGGTGTTCGTGCGCTTCTCCACCGTGGCAGGCTCGCGCGGTTCGGCCGACACGGTGCGCGACGTGCGCGGTTTCGCCGTCAAGTTCTACACGCAGCAAGGCAATTACGACCTGGTCGGCAACAACATCCCGGTGTTCTTCATTCAGGACGCGATCAAGTTTCCGGACCTGATTCACGCCGTGAAGCCGGAGCCGCACCACGAGATGCCGCAGGCCGCCAGTGCGCACGACACCTTCTGGGATTTTGCGTCGCTGATGCCCGAGTCGACGCACATGCTGATGTGGGCGATGAGCGATCGCGCGCTGCCGCGCAGCCTGCGCATGATGGAAGGCTTCGGCGTCCACACCTTCCGCTTCATCAACAGTCGCGGCGAGAGCCACTTCGTGAAGTTCCACTGGAAACCCAAGCTCGGCATCCACGGCCTCGCCTGGGACGAGGCCCAGAAGATCGCCGGCAAGGACGCCGATTTTCACCGGCGTGATCTGTGGGAAGCCATCGACAACGGCGACTTCCCCGAGTGGGAACTCGGCGTGCAAATGATTCCGCAGGACAAGGAGCATGCGCTCGGTTTCGACCTGCTCGACCCGACCAAGCTCATCCCTGAAGAACTGGTGCCGGTCGTGAAGATTGGCCGCATGGTGCTCAACCGCAACCCCGACAACTTCTTCGCCGAGACCGAGCAGGTCGCGTTCCATCCAGGCCACGTGGTGCCGGGCATCGATTTCTCGAACGATCCCTTGTTGCAGGGGCGCCTCTTCTCGTACACCGATACGCAAATTTCGCGGCTGGGCGGTGCGAACTTCCACGAGTTGCCGATCAACAAGGCCGTCTGCCCATTCCATAACTTCCAGCGCGACGGCATGCACCGGCAGACCATCGCGCGCGGGCAGGTGGCTTACGAGCCGAATACGCTGGGCAACGGCTCGGAATACCGGGTCGACGGCGGCAACGGCGGCTTCCAGTCGTTTCCTGAAGAAATCGACCCGCCGAAAATTCGCCGGCGCAGCCCGTCGTTCGACGATCACTTCACGCAGGCACGCCTGTTCTTCAACAGCCAGACCGCTGCTGAAAAAGACCACATCGTGGCGGGCTTCCGCTTCGAGCTGTCCAAGCTCGAAGTGCCGGCGATTCGCCAGCGCATGGTCGACAACCTGGCGCACGTCGACGAGAAACTCGCGCGCCGCGTGGCCGAGCCGCTGGGTATCCACGCACCCGATGCGAAGGCTGCGGCAGGCCGTTCGGGCTTTCGCGATCACCGCATCACGATGGCGGTGTCGGAATCGCCCGCGCTCAGCATGGTCGGCACCGGTGACGGTTCGATCAAGACGCGCAAGGTCGCGATCCTCGTGGCCGATGGCGTCGACTCCGCATCGCTCAAGCCGATCCGTGAGGCGATCGAAGCCGCCGGCGCACAGTGCAAGGTGGTCGGCCTGCGCCTCGGTTCGGTGACGAGCGCGAGCAAGCGCCAGATCGAAGTCGACGTGACCTTCACCAACACGCCGTCGGTGATGTTCGATGCGGTGCTCGTGCCCGCCGGTGCAGAGAACGTGGCTGCACTCGCGCGCAACGGCGACGCCGTGCACTTCGTGCTCGAGGCCTACAAGCACTGCAAGGCGATCTGCACGGTCGGCGAAGGCGTCGGCCTGCTGTCGACATTGGGCATCGGCAACGATGCCGCGGGCGCCCCGGCCGGCGTGGTCGTCGCAAACACACCGGCAACCAACATGGGCGACAACACCGCCGCGCTGCAGGTGGCGCACGATTTCGTTGCAGCCATTGCCAAACACCGGCATTGGGACCGGGCGAACATCGACGCTGTTCCCGCTTGA